In one Simkaniaceae bacterium genomic region, the following are encoded:
- a CDS encoding HAD-IC family P-type ATPase — MNRQQTPTWHTLEIDKLFEMLTSSENGLSETEAKARLKQYGANQLTTKSRITFWGILARQIHSPIVYVLIASTALALIIREWMDALVVFCVVVLNTLIGFIQEYQAHRTIEELSAMLPHLTTVLRDGKRKKVPSSQLVPGDIVLVEAGDSLAADLRFIHTRHLSADESTLTGESVPCSKEPSTCSSNTPLSERQCMGFSGTHIASGTGVGIVVATGIKTEFGKISELIEKTKPLETPLSKTLKEIAHAITWGVLAASCLLFIIAYLKGHVFFDAGLAAIALAVAAIPEGLPAIITIASSIGIRRMSKKNVIIRQLPAVEALGSTNVICTDKTGTLTYNEMTVRQIWTPLGLAHVSEGAIESQSPSHQDEIHVLFRDAILCSDATHQVGDPTEIALIVAGKKAHLDEGLLRKQWDRIDSIPFESKHRMMSALHRSKEGETLLMIKGAPEEILSYCSVPSEKAAINHTITSMTSQGMRILAIAEKQSHQGDHIDMQQFGHDFRLLGFIGMIDPPRQGVYQAIETCQNAGIVVKMITGDHPLTAQKIGQELNLLQEGNVIAESDMQHFSLSEWQQSIQNNHIFARISPEHKLKLVEILQEGGNVVAMTGDGVNDAPALKRADIGIAMGIKGTAVAKEASDMVLVNDDFAGIEAAIEEGRRIYDNLVKSLSFVFPTSLAQALMVMIGIIFFPTSHSTLLQPISPIQILWVNLIVAVALALPLAFEEAEPNIMHRPPRKKDSKLFDRNFLISMGLVALVMALAATGVFLWKYLIDIRQDVPHVMALAHAQTLAVTTIILSQMLYLFHCRTLHRGAFQFAFSTNPMIYIGVFFVLIAQLCFIYIPWMQTVFQSGYLGWHEWGIALLGTSVLVLFIKMSVIFQRKKPGES; from the coding sequence ATGAACCGGCAGCAGACGCCTACCTGGCATACTCTTGAAATCGACAAGCTATTTGAAATGTTAACATCTTCTGAGAATGGTCTGAGCGAAACAGAGGCAAAAGCTCGCCTCAAACAATATGGTGCAAATCAATTAACAACTAAAAGCCGGATCACTTTTTGGGGGATTTTAGCGCGACAAATTCATAGCCCCATTGTCTATGTCTTAATTGCATCTACAGCATTGGCACTTATCATTCGAGAATGGATGGACGCGTTAGTCGTTTTTTGTGTTGTGGTTTTAAATACACTGATCGGATTTATTCAAGAATATCAGGCTCATCGCACGATTGAGGAGCTAAGTGCAATGCTCCCCCATCTAACGACGGTATTGAGAGATGGGAAAAGAAAAAAAGTCCCTTCTTCACAGCTTGTTCCCGGCGATATAGTTCTTGTAGAAGCAGGAGATAGTCTAGCTGCCGATCTCCGTTTTATTCATACTCGCCATCTAAGCGCTGATGAATCAACTCTCACGGGTGAATCCGTTCCTTGCTCTAAAGAACCGTCAACATGCTCCTCTAACACCCCATTATCGGAAAGACAATGCATGGGCTTTAGCGGTACGCATATCGCATCAGGAACAGGAGTGGGCATCGTCGTCGCAACCGGGATCAAAACCGAATTTGGAAAAATTTCAGAATTAATTGAAAAAACAAAACCATTAGAAACGCCTCTTTCAAAAACACTCAAAGAAATTGCCCACGCCATCACCTGGGGTGTTTTGGCTGCAAGTTGTCTTCTATTTATCATCGCTTATCTCAAAGGACATGTATTTTTTGATGCAGGTCTTGCTGCAATCGCTCTTGCCGTAGCGGCGATTCCCGAAGGGCTTCCGGCTATTATTACCATTGCCTCATCAATTGGCATACGGCGCATGTCTAAAAAAAATGTCATCATCCGTCAATTACCCGCTGTTGAAGCGCTTGGCAGTACCAATGTGATTTGTACGGACAAAACGGGAACCCTCACCTATAATGAAATGACGGTCAGACAAATTTGGACACCATTAGGGTTGGCTCATGTCAGTGAAGGGGCTATTGAATCTCAGTCGCCTTCTCATCAAGATGAAATCCATGTTTTATTCAGAGATGCCATATTATGTAGTGATGCAACGCACCAAGTAGGAGATCCAACGGAAATTGCCCTGATTGTTGCAGGGAAAAAAGCCCATCTCGATGAAGGGCTACTTCGAAAGCAATGGGATAGAATTGATAGCATCCCTTTTGAATCTAAACATCGGATGATGTCTGCTCTTCATCGCTCGAAGGAGGGAGAAACCCTATTAATGATTAAAGGGGCTCCGGAAGAGATCCTCTCTTACTGCTCAGTTCCGTCTGAAAAGGCGGCCATTAATCATACCATAACATCAATGACAAGCCAGGGCATGCGCATCCTGGCTATTGCAGAAAAGCAAAGCCATCAAGGCGATCATATCGACATGCAACAATTTGGGCATGACTTTCGACTTTTAGGTTTTATTGGAATGATCGATCCTCCAAGACAGGGTGTATATCAAGCGATTGAAACCTGTCAAAATGCGGGAATTGTCGTTAAAATGATCACAGGCGATCACCCTCTAACAGCTCAAAAAATCGGACAAGAACTCAATCTGCTCCAAGAAGGCAATGTCATTGCAGAATCGGATATGCAGCATTTTTCCCTATCTGAATGGCAACAAAGTATTCAAAATAACCATATTTTCGCACGCATATCACCGGAACACAAATTGAAACTTGTCGAAATTCTGCAAGAAGGCGGAAATGTCGTTGCAATGACCGGTGATGGTGTTAATGATGCACCTGCATTAAAACGAGCAGATATCGGTATTGCAATGGGAATTAAGGGAACGGCAGTTGCCAAAGAAGCCTCCGATATGGTTCTTGTCAATGATGACTTTGCAGGCATTGAAGCCGCTATAGAAGAAGGGCGGCGCATTTACGATAATCTGGTCAAGTCACTCAGCTTTGTTTTCCCAACAAGCTTGGCTCAAGCTCTGATGGTTATGATCGGGATCATTTTTTTCCCAACAAGCCATTCAACCCTACTTCAGCCCATTTCTCCTATTCAAATCTTATGGGTGAATTTGATCGTTGCAGTAGCTCTTGCTCTTCCCCTTGCCTTTGAGGAAGCGGAACCTAATATTATGCACCGCCCCCCTAGAAAAAAAGATTCGAAACTCTTTGATCGAAATTTTCTCATCTCGATGGGGCTAGTTGCGTTGGTTATGGCGCTGGCAGCAACAGGAGTCTTTCTGTGGAAATATCTCATTGATATTCGACAAGATGTGCCCCATGTCATGGCACTTGCCCACGCACAAACACTTGCAGTGACAACGATTATCCTCTCTCAAATGCTCTATCTATTTCACTGCCGTACTTTGCATCGCGGCGCCTTTCAGTTTGCATTTTCTACCAATCCCATGATCTATATTGGCGTCTTTTTTGTTCTGATTGCTCAACTTTGTTTTATTTACATCCCATGGATGCAAACTGTCTTTCAATCGGGCTATCTTGGTTGGCATGAATGGGGAATTGCTCTATTAGGGACGAGCGTTTTAGTACTATTTATCAAAATGAGTGTGATATTTCAGCGCAAGAAACCTGGAGAATCATAA
- the gap gene encoding type I glyceraldehyde-3-phosphate dehydrogenase gives MKIRVGINGFGRIGRSIFRLLHGRDDIEIVAVNDLVPPENLTYLLKYDSTHGIFKADIRPDSNHFTVDGRQVQIFAYKDPASIPWKEEKVDVVVESTGFFTHKEDAAKHLEAGAKKVIISAPAKGDVPHYVMGVNHKKYNPAEDHIVSNASCTTNCIAPMIKVLVDHFGIEEGLMSTIHAVTATQPTVDSPSKKDLRGGRSAMSNIIPASTGAAKAVALCIPEIKGKLTGMAFRVPVVDVSVVDLTVRLTKSTTYDKICEAMQNASNGELKGIMGYTDEPVVSTDFIGSPLSCIFDRDAGIALNENFFKLVGWYDNEIGYASRVCDLIKHMATKN, from the coding sequence ATGAAAATACGAGTAGGAATTAACGGTTTTGGAAGGATAGGACGTTCTATTTTTAGACTCTTGCATGGCCGAGATGATATAGAAATTGTTGCAGTGAATGACCTTGTCCCCCCTGAAAATCTCACTTATCTATTAAAATATGACTCAACGCATGGCATTTTTAAGGCAGATATTCGGCCTGATTCAAATCACTTTACTGTAGATGGAAGACAAGTCCAGATTTTTGCTTACAAAGATCCGGCCTCGATTCCATGGAAAGAGGAAAAAGTTGATGTAGTCGTCGAGTCAACCGGTTTTTTTACCCATAAGGAAGATGCTGCCAAGCATTTGGAAGCCGGTGCAAAAAAAGTGATTATTTCGGCTCCTGCTAAGGGAGATGTTCCTCATTATGTCATGGGAGTCAATCACAAAAAATACAATCCCGCTGAAGATCATATTGTCTCCAATGCATCGTGCACGACAAATTGCATTGCGCCTATGATTAAAGTGCTTGTCGATCATTTTGGGATTGAAGAGGGCTTGATGTCGACTATTCACGCTGTGACAGCAACGCAGCCTACTGTCGATTCTCCCTCAAAAAAAGATTTACGTGGCGGACGCTCTGCCATGTCAAATATTATTCCGGCAAGTACCGGTGCTGCTAAAGCAGTGGCGCTATGTATCCCCGAAATAAAGGGAAAACTCACCGGAATGGCTTTTCGAGTCCCCGTTGTCGATGTTTCTGTCGTAGACTTAACTGTTAGGCTGACTAAATCAACGACATATGATAAAATATGTGAAGCCATGCAAAATGCTTCAAATGGAGAGCTAAAAGGGATTATGGGCTACACGGATGAGCCTGTAGTATCCACTGATTTTATTGGCAGTCCTCTTTCTTGTATTTTTGATAGAGATGCGGGCATCGCTTTAAATGAAAACTTTTTTAAGCTTGTAGGATGGTATGACAATGAAATAGGCTATGCGAGCCGAGTCTGCGATTTGATCAAGCATATGGCAACTAAAAATTAA
- the rplQ gene encoding 50S ribosomal protein L17 yields the protein MRHGKNTFKLGREIGHRRCLVANMLKSLISNGQIETTVAKAKILKRHADQMITLAKKNTLASKRRVQSELMLRYNPLSSKEARSVKKGNKSLLNVDRQIIDTLFNDLGKRFENRQGGYTRIVRLNTRIGDGAEKCIIQYIND from the coding sequence ATGAGACATGGAAAGAATACTTTTAAATTAGGTCGCGAAATTGGTCATAGAAGATGTCTTGTTGCGAATATGCTCAAGTCGTTGATTTCTAATGGTCAGATTGAAACAACTGTTGCTAAAGCAAAAATCTTAAAGAGACATGCTGATCAGATGATCACATTAGCAAAAAAGAATACCCTTGCTAGCAAGAGAAGAGTTCAATCGGAACTAATGCTCAGATATAACCCTCTTTCTTCGAAAGAAGCTAGAAGTGTTAAAAAGGGTAATAAGTCGCTTTTAAATGTCGACCGTCAAATCATTGATACGCTTTTTAATGATTTGGGAAAGAGATTTGAAAATAGACAAGGTGGATATACTCGCATTGTACGTTTGAATACACGTATAGGCGATGGTGCTGAAAAATGCATTATTCAGTATATCAATGACTAA
- a CDS encoding DNA-directed RNA polymerase subunit alpha, translating into MGVRYGKFELPTSIKVEESDDGQSYARFIAEPLERGFGHTLGNALRRIMLTSLEAPAIISVKIEGIAHEFMASEGIVEDMTHIILNLKNALLRKLPSDQESQSRRVRHLVKTVDVTEEMIKEGNGQYIVTLQDLIEGNVYDIVNPKQRIFTVTKPTKRRVDLKIAIGRGYVPSERHLIEDKIVDEIAIDSPFSPVRLVNYFVENTRVGRDTDFDRLVLEVKTDGRVTAQEALSFATQIGIMHLNVFEELKFQPIIFEAEEEEAPSDRDVIMNKLCLRINEIELSVRSTNCLSQANIDTIAELVIMPESDMLKFRNFGKKSLNEIKAKLDEMGLHLGMDLSKYGVTKDNVHDVIREYLNEKMGKES; encoded by the coding sequence ATGGGAGTAAGGTACGGCAAATTTGAATTGCCTACTTCAATTAAAGTAGAAGAGAGTGATGACGGACAGTCATATGCTCGTTTTATCGCAGAACCACTTGAAAGAGGTTTTGGGCATACATTGGGGAATGCTCTCCGACGCATCATGCTAACTTCATTAGAAGCGCCTGCGATTATTTCTGTTAAAATCGAGGGGATAGCTCATGAGTTCATGGCTTCTGAAGGGATTGTTGAAGATATGACACATATCATTCTTAATCTTAAAAATGCCTTACTAAGAAAACTCCCCTCTGATCAAGAATCGCAATCTAGACGTGTGCGTCACTTAGTTAAAACAGTTGACGTCACAGAGGAAATGATTAAGGAAGGCAATGGACAGTATATCGTGACTCTTCAAGATCTTATTGAAGGCAACGTTTATGATATTGTCAATCCTAAACAGCGTATTTTTACGGTGACGAAGCCAACGAAGAGACGAGTTGATCTTAAGATTGCTATCGGAAGGGGATATGTTCCTTCGGAAAGACATCTTATTGAGGATAAAATTGTTGATGAAATCGCAATTGATTCTCCTTTCTCTCCGGTACGTTTAGTCAACTACTTTGTTGAAAATACACGTGTAGGAAGAGATACGGATTTTGATCGTCTTGTTCTCGAAGTTAAGACGGATGGTCGTGTAACTGCTCAGGAAGCGTTATCTTTTGCCACACAGATTGGAATTATGCACTTGAACGTATTTGAAGAGCTTAAGTTCCAACCCATCATTTTTGAGGCTGAAGAGGAAGAAGCGCCATCTGATCGAGATGTCATCATGAACAAGCTATGTCTTAGAATCAATGAGATTGAGCTTTCAGTCAGATCGACAAATTGTTTGTCACAAGCAAACATCGATACGATTGCTGAACTCGTCATTATGCCGGAATCTGATATGTTGAAATTCAGAAACTTCGGTAAAAAATCATTGAATGAGATAAAAGCAAAACTCGATGAAATGGGCCTTCACTTAGGTATGGATCTTTCAAAATACGGAGTCACAAAGGACAATGTTCATGATGTCATTCGTGAATACTTGAATGAAAAAATGGGGAAAGAATCATGA
- the rpsK gene encoding 30S ribosomal protein S11 encodes MAKKPVAKSRKKGARSFPVGIVHVKATFNNTIVSITDLSGNVVAWASAGKSNFSGSRKSSAFAATVAAQDAAKIAMSMGMKEVEINLKGPGAGRESAVRGIQGSGLAITAIRDRTPIPHNGCRPRKRRRV; translated from the coding sequence ATGGCTAAAAAGCCCGTAGCGAAATCCAGAAAAAAAGGTGCTCGCTCTTTCCCGGTTGGCATTGTTCATGTTAAAGCGACATTCAACAATACAATTGTTTCTATTACTGACTTATCAGGCAATGTTGTAGCATGGGCCTCTGCAGGAAAATCGAACTTTTCAGGTTCTAGAAAATCCTCTGCATTTGCTGCGACCGTAGCTGCACAAGATGCCGCTAAAATTGCAATGTCAATGGGAATGAAGGAAGTCGAAATTAACTTGAAAGGACCCGGAGCCGGACGAGAGTCTGCAGTGAGGGGGATCCAAGGTTCGGGACTCGCAATTACGGCGATCCGCGACAGAACGCCCATTCCTCATAATGGATGTCGTCCAAGAAAAAGAAGACGCGTATAA
- the rpsM gene encoding 30S ribosomal protein S13, whose protein sequence is MPRVIGIDIPPNKKLAVSLTYIYGIGRNLVNEILQKLSLNPDMRASQLTQEDISRINSLLQNDYVVEGDLRRQVQNNIKRLVSINCYRGTRHRSNLPVRGQRTSTNARTRKGKKKTIANKKIAKK, encoded by the coding sequence ATGCCTCGAGTGATCGGGATCGATATTCCACCCAACAAGAAGTTAGCAGTAAGCTTAACATATATTTATGGTATTGGACGCAACCTTGTAAATGAAATTCTTCAGAAATTATCTCTTAATCCGGATATGAGGGCGAGTCAGCTGACACAGGAAGATATTTCTAGAATTAACTCTCTTCTTCAAAACGACTACGTTGTTGAAGGGGATTTAAGACGACAAGTCCAAAACAATATTAAGAGATTAGTCAGCATCAATTGCTATAGAGGAACTAGACATCGTTCTAATCTGCCTGTTCGCGGACAGCGAACCTCGACCAATGCGCGCACTAGAAAGGGAAAGAAAAAGACGATAGCAAATAAAAAGATAGCTAAGAAGTAA
- the secY gene encoding preprotein translocase subunit SecY, translated as MLDKIKHIFSLQDLKSKILFTLLMLGLCRIGAYIPVPGINGDEALRAFRSAVGGGQNLFQLVDIFSGGAFAQMTVIALGVVPYITASIILQLMMALVPSLQRDMRENPEMGKKKVGKWTRILTVFLALFQSGVYARYAVSINASSPGIILEQLLDVTLFNTPVLFYIVMMFTMATGTVLLMWIGEQITERGIGNGISLIITVGIVSSLPRTLGSIIRQLNLESQEPGQLSFTSLVVLIGVFAMIIVGTILIIQGQRRIPLQYARRVVGRQEVQGGNAHIPLKINYAGVIPVIFASSLLMFPATVAQFFSSSNWIGQIAHALTPGSWTYTVIYMLLILFFTYFWTATQFHPEQIASDMKRNGAFIPGIRQGKPTQDYLESTMNRVTFIGAIFLALIAVLPTLVSRVLNVDASISHFFGGTSLLILVGVVLDTMKQVESHLIMKRYDGFMTKKKTTRARI; from the coding sequence ATGTTGGATAAGATAAAGCACATTTTTTCTCTCCAAGACCTTAAATCAAAGATTCTTTTTACTCTGTTAATGCTTGGTCTTTGTAGGATTGGGGCTTATATTCCCGTTCCGGGAATAAACGGCGACGAAGCTCTTCGTGCTTTCAGATCAGCTGTTGGGGGCGGACAAAACCTCTTTCAATTAGTTGATATTTTTTCCGGGGGCGCTTTTGCGCAGATGACTGTCATTGCCCTTGGAGTCGTTCCATACATCACGGCATCGATTATTTTACAATTAATGATGGCTCTCGTTCCGTCTCTGCAAAGAGATATGAGAGAAAATCCGGAAATGGGTAAAAAGAAAGTTGGAAAATGGACGCGCATTTTGACAGTTTTTCTTGCCCTATTCCAATCGGGAGTCTATGCCCGCTATGCCGTTTCGATTAATGCATCCTCTCCGGGTATTATTTTAGAGCAGCTCCTTGACGTAACTCTTTTTAACACGCCTGTCCTTTTCTATATTGTGATGATGTTTACAATGGCAACAGGAACGGTCTTGTTAATGTGGATTGGTGAACAAATCACTGAGAGAGGCATTGGAAATGGGATCAGCTTGATTATTACAGTTGGGATTGTCTCTTCTCTGCCTCGAACATTAGGATCGATCATTCGCCAGCTCAATTTGGAGTCGCAAGAACCGGGACAGTTGAGTTTTACATCCCTTGTTGTGTTAATTGGTGTCTTTGCGATGATTATTGTGGGAACAATTTTGATTATCCAAGGGCAAAGACGCATTCCTCTGCAATATGCAAGACGTGTTGTTGGTCGACAAGAAGTCCAAGGCGGGAATGCTCATATTCCACTTAAGATTAATTATGCCGGCGTAATTCCGGTGATTTTTGCGTCATCATTATTGATGTTCCCGGCAACCGTTGCTCAATTTTTTAGTTCTTCGAATTGGATTGGCCAAATTGCTCATGCTTTGACTCCGGGAAGCTGGACCTATACTGTCATTTACATGCTCCTTATTCTATTTTTTACCTACTTTTGGACGGCGACTCAGTTTCATCCTGAGCAGATTGCATCTGATATGAAAAGGAATGGGGCCTTTATTCCGGGGATCCGACAAGGAAAACCAACGCAGGATTATTTAGAATCGACAATGAATCGCGTTACTTTTATTGGAGCGATTTTTTTAGCACTCATTGCCGTTTTACCCACTCTAGTGAGTAGGGTATTAAATGTAGATGCTTCAATCAGTCATTTTTTTGGTGGGACTTCATTGCTCATCTTAGTCGGGGTTGTCCTCGATACAATGAAGCAAGTTGAGTCACATCTCATTATGAAACGTTATGATGGTTTTATGACCAAGAAGAAGACAACAAGAGCAAGAATTTAA
- the rplO gene encoding 50S ribosomal protein L15 — MSVLSNLKNTHRPRASRKRVGRGIGSNWGKTSGRGNKGAKSRAGYKRRLGNEGGQLPLYRKLPHRGFSNAQFKKEVIAINFSRISHDYEDGEVVNRDSLIAKRIIPRNTTAQIKILANGNLDKKVEVHVNALSKKAEEELQKLSLKYSIVG, encoded by the coding sequence ATGTCTGTCCTTTCGAATTTAAAAAATACGCACCGCCCACGCGCTTCCAGAAAAAGAGTGGGTCGTGGAATCGGGTCAAACTGGGGAAAAACATCAGGTCGTGGAAATAAAGGGGCTAAATCGAGAGCAGGATACAAAAGACGTCTCGGTAACGAGGGTGGTCAGCTCCCTCTTTATAGAAAGCTGCCTCATAGAGGTTTTTCAAATGCTCAGTTCAAAAAAGAAGTCATAGCTATAAACTTCTCTCGTATTTCACATGATTATGAAGATGGAGAAGTTGTGAACAGAGATTCACTTATTGCTAAAAGGATCATTCCAAGAAATACTACAGCGCAAATTAAAATCCTTGCGAACGGTAATTTGGATAAGAAAGTTGAAGTGCATGTCAATGCGTTGTCAAAAAAAGCAGAAGAAGAATTGCAAAAACTTTCTTTAAAATATAGTATAGTAGGCTAG
- the rpsE gene encoding 30S ribosomal protein S5, with product MAQDKKKQRQADVNKTDLEEKVLHINRCSKTVKGGKRFSFSALILVGNGEGKIGLGFAKANEVADAIKKASESARKNLISFQMEGTTIPHEVIMSWDGAKVFLKPASEGTGVIAGSKVRSVLELGGVKDVVAKSMGSSNPINLVRATIKALLSLKSRNEVLQQRGVV from the coding sequence ATGGCTCAAGATAAAAAGAAGCAACGTCAAGCTGATGTCAATAAAACAGATTTGGAAGAAAAAGTCCTTCATATTAATCGTTGTTCGAAAACTGTTAAAGGGGGAAAACGTTTTAGCTTTTCTGCCTTGATTTTAGTTGGAAATGGCGAGGGGAAAATTGGTCTTGGTTTTGCTAAAGCGAATGAAGTGGCTGATGCGATTAAAAAAGCGAGTGAGTCAGCTAGAAAAAATCTCATTTCGTTTCAAATGGAAGGCACAACAATCCCTCATGAAGTGATTATGAGTTGGGATGGAGCGAAAGTCTTCTTAAAGCCAGCTAGCGAAGGAACGGGAGTTATTGCCGGATCAAAGGTCCGTTCTGTTCTCGAGTTAGGCGGGGTTAAGGACGTTGTGGCGAAGAGCATGGGATCAAGCAACCCAATTAACCTAGTAAGAGCGACAATTAAAGCCCTTTTAAGTCTTAAAAGTCGTAACGAAGTATTACAACAACGCGGAGTAGTCTAA
- the rplR gene encoding 50S ribosomal protein L18 produces MYNYIKQSKKLREKRALRVRKKLKGDAQKPRLSVYRSNKHLFAQLIDDENGLTMASYGTLSKEEKGSDNCKKSKSAAQAIGRKIAELAKQKNIEKVVFDRGHNKYHGLLAELADAAREAGLKF; encoded by the coding sequence ATGTATAATTACATCAAACAATCAAAAAAATTAAGAGAAAAACGCGCCTTAAGAGTTAGAAAAAAACTTAAAGGAGATGCGCAAAAGCCAAGACTTTCTGTTTATAGATCAAATAAGCATCTTTTTGCACAACTGATCGATGATGAAAACGGACTGACGATGGCGAGTTATGGAACGCTTTCAAAAGAAGAAAAGGGTTCTGATAATTGCAAAAAATCAAAGAGCGCCGCACAAGCAATTGGACGAAAAATTGCTGAATTAGCAAAGCAAAAAAATATTGAAAAAGTTGTCTTTGATCGTGGGCATAATAAGTATCACGGATTGCTTGCAGAGCTTGCTGATGCAGCTCGAGAAGCGGGACTAAAATTTTAA
- the rplF gene encoding 50S ribosomal protein L6: MSRLAKKPLPFPKGAELSYNNRIATAKGPKGALTLDIPEGIELEIKDEAVMIEVNEKKFDKSFLGLYRALINNLLIGVSQGFQKKLTLIGVGFRAALKGDALDLQLGFSHPLSLKIPSGLKVAVDKSTSILIEGCDKQLVGQFAADVRSKRPPEPYKGKGVRYENEYVRKKAGKSAKSK, translated from the coding sequence ATGTCAAGATTAGCGAAAAAACCACTACCCTTTCCAAAAGGGGCTGAATTAAGTTATAACAATCGAATCGCCACTGCAAAAGGTCCGAAAGGAGCGCTGACTTTAGATATTCCGGAAGGGATTGAGCTAGAGATCAAAGATGAAGCAGTGATGATTGAGGTGAATGAAAAGAAGTTTGATAAGTCATTCTTAGGGCTTTATCGTGCTTTGATCAATAATCTACTCATTGGAGTATCACAGGGCTTCCAAAAGAAGCTTACTCTAATTGGAGTGGGATTCAGAGCTGCTCTTAAGGGCGATGCTCTCGATTTACAGCTTGGATTTTCACATCCACTTTCTTTAAAAATTCCATCAGGATTAAAAGTGGCAGTGGATAAGAGTACTTCTATTTTAATTGAGGGATGTGACAAGCAGCTTGTTGGGCAATTTGCAGCAGATGTCCGTTCTAAGAGACCTCCTGAGCCATATAAAGGTAAGGGCGTTCGTTATGAAAACGAATATGTACGTAAAAAAGCCGGTAAATCTGCGAAAAGCAAATAG
- the rpsH gene encoding 30S ribosomal protein S8, giving the protein MSLSDPIADLLTRIRNAALAKHRYVDIYLSKLKRSVVEVLKEAGFVENFLIDEEKGRMRIFLKYTKSKECLISGLKRYSKPGVRKYVGYKDIPNVMEGLGLSILSTSKGVMSGTKAKHEKVGGELLCCIW; this is encoded by the coding sequence ATGTCACTAAGCGATCCTATAGCTGATCTACTAACAAGAATTAGAAATGCTGCACTAGCAAAACACCGCTATGTAGATATTTATTTGAGTAAGCTGAAAAGATCTGTTGTTGAGGTTTTAAAGGAAGCGGGCTTTGTTGAGAACTTTCTAATTGATGAAGAGAAAGGTCGTATGAGAATTTTTCTCAAATACACAAAGTCTAAAGAATGTCTCATTAGCGGGCTTAAAAGATATTCAAAGCCGGGCGTAAGAAAGTATGTTGGATATAAAGATATTCCAAATGTAATGGAAGGTCTTGGTCTTTCAATACTCTCGACGTCAAAAGGCGTAATGAGCGGAACGAAAGCCAAACATGAAAAAGTTGGTGGCGAATTATTGTGCTGCATTTGGTAA
- the rplE gene encoding 50S ribosomal protein L5, protein MGRSRLQDKYDNEVKAKLQGTFNYKNAHLIPQLKKIVLNMGVKEAVKDKNVMQDHVEEMMMLSGQKPIVTKAKKAISNFKLREEQPIGIKVTIRGKRMYDFLDRFCNIVSPRIRDFRGFKRKGDGMGNYTVGLDDQQVFPELNLDKVKRTQGMDITFVTSAQKDEECLELLAQLGMPFAH, encoded by the coding sequence ATGGGTAGATCGCGTCTTCAAGACAAGTATGATAACGAAGTAAAAGCAAAACTTCAAGGTACATTTAACTATAAAAATGCGCATTTAATTCCGCAGCTGAAAAAAATCGTTCTCAATATGGGAGTGAAAGAGGCTGTTAAGGATAAAAATGTCATGCAAGATCACGTTGAAGAGATGATGATGCTTTCGGGGCAAAAGCCTATTGTAACTAAAGCGAAAAAGGCTATTTCGAACTTTAAGCTGAGGGAAGAGCAACCTATCGGAATTAAAGTCACGATTCGCGGCAAGCGCATGTATGATTTTTTAGATCGTTTTTGCAACATTGTTAGCCCTAGAATCAGAGACTTTAGAGGATTTAAAAGAAAAGGCGATGGAATGGGCAACTACACTGTTGGTCTTGACGATCAACAGGTTTTTCCGGAGTTGAATTTGGATAAAGTTAAGAGAACGCAGGGAATGGATATTACGTTTGTTACATCTGCCCAAAAAGATGAAGAGTGTTTGGAGCTTTTAGCTCAGCTCGGAATGCCATTTGCCCATTAA
- the rplX gene encoding 50S ribosomal protein L24, which produces MSKWIKKDDKVLVTSGNDKGLTGIVLARKESKVIIQGVNVRKKHMKSRSQDRPSEIVEIEKPIHISNVALCDDSGKRIKLKVKRDGAKKELLIAGHEEKLFRTLKK; this is translated from the coding sequence ATGAGTAAATGGATAAAAAAAGACGATAAAGTTCTTGTTACTTCCGGAAATGACAAAGGATTGACAGGAATCGTACTGGCGAGAAAAGAGAGTAAGGTCATTATTCAAGGGGTGAATGTGCGCAAAAAACACATGAAGTCTCGAAGTCAAGATAGACCTTCTGAAATTGTTGAAATTGAAAAACCGATTCACATCTCTAATGTAGCTCTTTGCGATGACAGCGGAAAAAGAATCAAATTGAAAGTGAAAAGAGATGGCGCAAAGAAAGAATTATTGATCGCCGGACATGAAGAAAAATTATTTAGAACACTTAAAAAATAG